In Brucella melitensis bv. 1 str. 16M, a genomic segment contains:
- the phnN gene encoding phosphonate metabolism protein/1,5-bisphosphokinase (PRPP-forming) PhnN produces MQADTPKGCFVAVVGPSGAGKDTIMDAARVALSGDMRFHFVRRIITRTQMPGTEDHDSLDEADFARAAGEGRFALHWQAHGLRYGLPKTLDDEIAGGAVVIANVSRRVLSDIRRLYTSRSVVVISARTEVLAQRLASRGRESREEIAARLAREVGFDDGSGDVVTIDNSGEVGASTKAFLHHLHEIAVKTIA; encoded by the coding sequence ATGCAGGCTGATACGCCAAAAGGCTGTTTTGTAGCCGTTGTCGGCCCCAGTGGGGCTGGCAAGGATACGATCATGGATGCAGCGCGTGTGGCTCTTTCTGGCGATATGCGCTTTCATTTTGTGCGCCGCATCATCACCCGCACACAAATGCCGGGGACGGAGGATCATGACAGCCTTGATGAAGCGGATTTTGCCAGGGCGGCAGGTGAGGGGCGTTTTGCACTTCACTGGCAGGCGCATGGCTTGCGTTATGGCCTGCCGAAGACGCTGGATGATGAAATTGCAGGCGGCGCAGTTGTGATCGCCAATGTCTCGCGCCGGGTTTTAAGCGATATTCGCAGGCTTTACACGTCTCGCTCGGTCGTGGTCATCAGTGCCCGAACTGAGGTGTTGGCGCAACGGCTTGCATCGCGCGGGCGCGAAAGCCGGGAAGAAATCGCCGCGCGGCTTGCGCGTGAAGTGGGCTTCGATGACGGCTCTGGAGATGTCGTCACGATAGACAATTCCGGCGAAGTTGGCGCATCCACAAAAGCCTTTCTGCATCATTTGCATGAAATTGCTGTTAAAACAATTGCTTAA
- the queA gene encoding tRNA preQ1(34) S-adenosylmethionine ribosyltransferase-isomerase QueA, which produces MRVDLFDFDLPEERIALRPVEPRDHAKLLHVRPGEPFEDRHVYDLPDLLQPGDALVFNDTKVIPAQLEGMRERTGNISQVSATLHMRVGPDRWKAFLRPAKRVKEGDRIRFGHSGTSCFLGTLDATVAEKGDSGEALLVFDLSGAVLDEAIAAVGHIPLPPYIASKRPEDERDRKDYQTVYAREEGAVAAPTAGLHFTPDLLEKIKARGIEEHFVTLHVGAGTFLPVKADDTGDHKMHAEIGHVSQRTASALNAVHERGGRIICVGTTSLRLIESATGEDGVVRPWSGATDIFITPGYRFRAVDLLMTNFHLPRSTLFMLVSAFSGLDTMHAAYNYAIADGYRFYSYGDASLLERIDHDRHSA; this is translated from the coding sequence ATGCGTGTTGATCTTTTCGATTTCGATCTGCCGGAGGAGCGCATTGCCTTGCGCCCGGTTGAGCCGCGCGATCATGCAAAACTGTTGCACGTTCGCCCCGGAGAGCCGTTTGAAGATCGACACGTCTATGATCTGCCCGACCTTTTGCAGCCGGGCGACGCGCTTGTTTTCAATGATACCAAGGTGATACCGGCACAGCTTGAAGGAATGCGCGAGCGCACGGGCAATATTTCGCAGGTCAGTGCAACGCTGCATATGCGTGTCGGCCCTGATCGCTGGAAGGCTTTCCTGCGCCCTGCCAAGCGCGTGAAGGAAGGCGACCGCATCCGCTTCGGCCATTCCGGAACAAGCTGCTTTCTCGGCACGCTCGATGCAACGGTAGCTGAAAAAGGGGATTCGGGCGAGGCGCTTCTGGTTTTCGATCTGTCCGGTGCGGTGCTGGACGAGGCGATTGCTGCCGTCGGCCATATTCCGTTGCCACCCTATATTGCTTCAAAGCGCCCTGAAGACGAGCGTGACCGCAAGGACTACCAGACCGTCTATGCGCGGGAGGAAGGTGCGGTTGCCGCACCGACGGCGGGGCTGCATTTCACGCCGGATCTTCTGGAAAAGATCAAGGCCAGGGGCATTGAGGAGCATTTCGTAACCCTGCATGTGGGGGCGGGCACCTTTCTGCCGGTCAAGGCCGACGACACCGGCGACCACAAGATGCATGCGGAAATCGGCCATGTTTCGCAAAGGACGGCGAGCGCGCTCAATGCCGTGCATGAGCGGGGCGGGCGTATTATATGCGTGGGTACGACTTCGCTACGGCTTATCGAGAGCGCCACGGGTGAGGACGGTGTTGTGCGGCCATGGTCTGGCGCGACGGATATCTTCATTACGCCCGGCTATCGCTTCCGGGCTGTCGATCTGCTGATGACCAATTTTCATCTTCCGCGTTCCACCCTTTTCATGCTGGTTTCGGCCTTCAGCGGTCTCGATACGATGCATGCTGCTTACAATTATGCGATTGCCGACGGCTACCGCTTCTATTCCTATGGGGACGCAAGCTTGCTTGAACGTATCGACCACGATAGACACTCGGCATGA
- a CDS encoding peptidylprolyl isomerase: MSFIRSALAAAAFVALSIGAVQTASAADPENTVILKLKDGDVALELRPDLAPKHVAQIKKLVREGAYNGVAFHRVIPGFMAQTGDVKFGNMDKGFDAARVGTGGSNYPDLPAEFSKEPFVRGTVGMARSQNPNSANSQFFIMFDDGPFLNGQYTVVGKVVSGMDAVDKIKKGSEAENGAVKNPDKIIKATIEADTK, encoded by the coding sequence ATGTCTTTCATTCGCTCGGCGCTGGCCGCTGCCGCTTTTGTCGCGCTCTCGATCGGTGCAGTGCAGACCGCATCGGCTGCCGATCCTGAAAATACCGTTATTTTGAAACTGAAGGACGGCGATGTCGCACTTGAGCTTCGCCCCGATCTTGCGCCGAAGCATGTGGCGCAGATCAAGAAACTGGTGCGCGAAGGCGCTTATAACGGCGTGGCTTTCCACCGCGTTATTCCGGGTTTCATGGCGCAGACAGGCGACGTAAAATTCGGCAATATGGACAAGGGCTTCGACGCGGCCCGCGTTGGTACCGGCGGTTCGAACTACCCCGATCTCCCGGCGGAATTTTCCAAGGAACCTTTCGTGCGCGGCACGGTTGGCATGGCGCGCAGCCAGAATCCGAATTCGGCCAATTCACAGTTTTTCATCATGTTTGATGACGGCCCGTTCCTCAATGGACAATATACGGTCGTGGGCAAGGTTGTCAGCGGCATGGATGCCGTGGACAAGATTAAGAAGGGCAGCGAAGCCGAGAATGGTGCCGTGAAGAATCCCGACAAAATCATCAAGGCCACCATCGAAGCTGACACGAAGTAA
- a CDS encoding MarC family protein: MGFYDTVFSAFVTLLVTIDLPGLAPLFLAITPGMSRHERGQVALRASIISFIVMALFAIAGAQILGMFGITIGAFRVAGGLLLFWIAFEMIFEKRTERKEKSAEVAITRDHIRNIAAFPLAIPLIAGPGAISAIVLTSESFPSVGSRAALLGVIFVCLLITYFVLLLAERVDRFLGETGRSILTRLLGVILAALAVQFVADGIKTLIIG; encoded by the coding sequence ATGGGGTTCTACGATACGGTTTTCAGCGCTTTCGTGACCCTCCTCGTCACAATCGATCTGCCAGGTCTGGCGCCGCTGTTTCTGGCCATCACCCCCGGCATGAGCCGCCATGAGCGCGGACAGGTTGCGCTTCGCGCCTCGATCATCAGTTTCATCGTCATGGCGCTTTTTGCAATTGCGGGCGCGCAAATTCTCGGCATGTTCGGCATAACCATCGGCGCCTTCCGGGTGGCCGGTGGCTTGCTCCTGTTCTGGATCGCATTTGAAATGATTTTCGAGAAGCGCACGGAACGTAAGGAAAAAAGCGCCGAGGTTGCCATAACCCGGGATCATATCCGCAATATAGCCGCCTTCCCGCTCGCCATTCCTCTGATTGCCGGGCCGGGCGCCATTTCGGCTATCGTGCTGACATCGGAATCGTTTCCTAGTGTTGGTTCGCGTGCCGCACTTCTCGGCGTTATTTTCGTTTGCCTGCTGATTACCTATTTTGTGCTGCTGCTCGCAGAACGGGTCGATCGTTTTCTGGGGGAAACAGGCCGCTCCATTCTCACCCGCCTTCTCGGCGTCATCCTGGCAGCACTTGCCGTGCAGTTCGTCGCCGATGGTATCAAGACACTCATCATTGGTTAG
- the gyrA gene encoding DNA gyrase subunit A, whose protein sequence is MNGGPNGGPSGIEPISIIEEMQRSYLDYAMSVIVSRALPDVRDGLKPVHRRILHAMNEMNLAYNRPYRKSAGVVGEVMGKYHPHGDASIYDALVRMAQDFSMRDPLIDGQGNFGSIDGDPPAAMRYTECRLEKVTESLLSDIDKDTVNFQDNYDGREQEPVVLPARFPNLLVNGSGGIAVGMATNIPPHNLGEVIDGCVALIDNPAIELSELMELIPGPDFPTGGIILGRNGINSAYTTGRGSVIMRGRATIEPMRGDREAIIITEIPYQVNKASMIEKMAELVRDKRIDGISDLRDESDREGYRVVVELKRDAVADVVLNQLYRYTPLQTSFGCNMVALNGGKPEQLTLLDMLRAFVAFREEVVTRRTKFLLNKARDRAHVLVGLAIAVANIDEVIALIRRAPDPATAREQLMERRWPAVDVAPLIRLIDDPRHTLNEDNTYNLSEEQARAILDLRLQRLTALGRDEVADELNKIGEEIRDYLDILGSRLRVMNIVKEEMIAVRDEFATPRRTEIGFGGAEMDDEDLIAREDMVVTVSHAGYIKRVPLTTYRAQRRGGKGRSGMATKEEDFVTRLFVANTHTPVLFFSSRGIVYKEKLWRLPVGTPQSRGKALINMLPLQQGERITTIMPLPEDEDSWANLDVMFSTTRGTVRRNKLSDFVQVNRNGKIAMKLEDEGDEILSVDTCTEFDDVLLTCAGGQCIRFPVTDVRVFAGRNSIGVRGINLAEGDKVISMAILHHVDATPAERSAYLKRSIAERRAQGADDADDIVVVGEDVDAEAELSEDRYQELKAREETVLTVSEFGYGKRSSSYEFRISGRGGKGIRATDTSKTDEIGKLVALFPVEGSDQILLVSDGGQLIRVPVDGIRIAGRSTKGVTIFNTADGEKVVSVERISDADSDEENGNGGDAAPEGDTPAATQE, encoded by the coding sequence ATGAATGGTGGCCCAAACGGCGGCCCAAGCGGCATTGAGCCGATTTCCATTATCGAGGAAATGCAGCGGTCTTATCTTGATTATGCCATGAGCGTGATCGTGAGCCGCGCGCTGCCCGATGTGCGCGACGGCCTGAAGCCTGTGCATCGGCGCATTCTCCATGCCATGAACGAGATGAATCTCGCCTATAACCGCCCCTACCGCAAGTCGGCCGGTGTGGTTGGTGAGGTCATGGGTAAGTATCACCCGCATGGCGATGCTTCGATCTATGATGCCCTCGTGCGTATGGCGCAGGATTTTTCCATGCGCGACCCGCTGATCGACGGGCAGGGCAATTTCGGTTCCATCGACGGCGATCCTCCGGCGGCGATGCGATACACTGAATGCCGTCTGGAAAAGGTCACGGAATCCCTCCTGTCGGATATCGACAAGGACACCGTCAATTTTCAGGACAATTATGACGGCCGCGAACAGGAGCCGGTGGTTCTGCCGGCACGCTTCCCGAACCTTCTCGTCAATGGTTCAGGCGGTATTGCGGTCGGCATGGCCACCAATATTCCGCCGCACAATCTGGGCGAAGTCATTGATGGTTGCGTTGCGCTGATCGACAATCCGGCCATCGAACTGTCGGAACTGATGGAATTGATTCCCGGTCCCGATTTCCCGACGGGCGGTATCATTCTGGGCCGCAACGGTATCAATTCCGCCTATACGACCGGGCGCGGCTCGGTCATCATGCGCGGGCGCGCCACAATCGAGCCGATGCGTGGCGACCGTGAGGCCATTATCATCACCGAGATTCCCTATCAGGTGAACAAGGCCTCGATGATCGAGAAGATGGCCGAACTGGTGCGCGACAAGCGCATTGATGGCATTTCCGATCTGCGCGATGAATCGGACCGTGAAGGCTATCGCGTCGTGGTGGAGCTGAAGCGCGATGCCGTGGCCGATGTCGTGCTGAACCAGCTTTATCGCTATACGCCTTTGCAGACCTCGTTTGGCTGCAACATGGTGGCGCTGAATGGCGGCAAGCCGGAACAGCTCACGCTGCTCGACATGCTGCGCGCCTTCGTCGCCTTCCGCGAGGAAGTGGTGACGCGCCGTACCAAGTTCCTGCTCAACAAGGCGCGTGATCGCGCGCATGTGTTGGTCGGTCTTGCTATTGCCGTTGCCAATATTGACGAGGTGATCGCCCTCATTCGCCGTGCGCCCGACCCGGCGACGGCCCGTGAGCAGTTGATGGAGCGCCGCTGGCCCGCCGTCGATGTGGCTCCGCTGATCCGTCTTATCGACGATCCGCGCCATACGTTGAACGAAGACAATACCTATAACCTCTCCGAAGAACAGGCTCGCGCCATTCTCGATCTGCGTTTGCAGCGCCTCACCGCGCTCGGCCGCGATGAAGTGGCCGATGAGTTGAACAAGATCGGTGAGGAAATCCGCGATTATCTGGATATTCTCGGCTCGCGCCTGCGCGTGATGAATATCGTCAAGGAAGAGATGATTGCCGTTCGCGACGAGTTCGCAACGCCGCGCCGCACCGAAATCGGTTTTGGCGGCGCGGAAATGGACGACGAAGACCTGATTGCCCGCGAGGATATGGTCGTCACCGTCAGTCATGCAGGCTATATCAAGCGCGTACCGCTCACGACCTATCGTGCGCAGCGCCGCGGCGGCAAGGGCCGTTCCGGCATGGCCACCAAGGAAGAAGATTTTGTGACCCGCCTGTTCGTGGCCAACACGCATACGCCGGTTCTGTTCTTCTCGTCGCGCGGTATCGTTTACAAGGAAAAGCTGTGGCGTCTGCCGGTCGGCACGCCGCAATCGCGTGGCAAGGCGCTCATCAATATGCTGCCATTGCAGCAGGGCGAGCGTATCACCACCATCATGCCGCTGCCGGAGGATGAGGATTCCTGGGCGAACCTCGACGTGATGTTCTCGACCACGCGCGGCACGGTTCGCCGCAACAAGCTGTCGGACTTCGTGCAGGTCAATCGCAACGGCAAGATCGCAATGAAGCTCGAAGACGAGGGCGATGAAATCCTCTCGGTCGATACCTGTACGGAATTCGACGATGTGCTGCTGACATGTGCCGGTGGCCAGTGCATCCGCTTCCCCGTTACCGATGTGCGCGTCTTTGCTGGCCGCAATTCTATCGGTGTGCGCGGGATCAATCTGGCAGAGGGCGACAAGGTCATTTCGATGGCGATCCTGCATCATGTCGATGCAACGCCGGCGGAGCGTTCCGCCTATCTCAAGCGTTCGATTGCAGAGCGCAGGGCACAGGGCGCTGACGATGCGGATGATATCGTTGTTGTCGGCGAGGATGTCGATGCAGAAGCGGAGCTGTCGGAAGATCGGTATCAGGAGTTGAAGGCTCGTGAGGAAACCGTGCTGACGGTCAGCGAATTCGGCTACGGCAAGCGTTCTTCGTCTTACGAGTTCCGCATTTCGGGCCGCGGCGGCAAGGGCATCCGTGCCACAGATACGTCGAAGACCGATGAAATCGGCAAGCTTGTGGCGCTGTTCCCTGTTGAGGGAAGCGATCAGATTCTGCTTGTTTCGGATGGCGGACAGCTTATTCGTGTGCCCGTGGATGGCATTCGTATTGCCGGGCGCTCGACCAAGGGTGTTACGATCTTCAATACGGCGGATGGCGAAAAGGTTGTCTCCGTGGAGCGCATATCCGATGCGGATAGCGATGAGGAAAACGGCAATGGGGGCGATGCGGCGCCGGAAGGCGATACTCCCGCTGCCACGCAAGAATAA
- the coaD gene encoding pantetheine-phosphate adenylyltransferase has product MTIAIYAGSFDPVTNGHIDVLKGALRLADQVIVAIGMHPGKKPLFSFDERVALIEASAKAVLHKDAARVSVIAFDGLVIDAARKHGAQLMVRGLRDGTDLDYEMQMAGMNGTMAPELQTVFLPADPAVRTITATLVRQIASMGGDIKPFVPVAVAAALNTKFKS; this is encoded by the coding sequence ATGACGATCGCGATCTATGCGGGTTCCTTTGACCCGGTAACCAACGGCCATATAGATGTCCTTAAAGGGGCCTTGCGCCTTGCCGATCAGGTTATTGTTGCCATCGGCATGCATCCTGGCAAAAAACCGCTTTTCAGTTTTGATGAGCGCGTTGCGCTTATTGAGGCAAGTGCGAAGGCGGTTCTGCACAAGGATGCTGCGCGTGTTTCCGTCATCGCTTTTGATGGGCTGGTCATTGATGCTGCGCGCAAGCATGGGGCGCAATTGATGGTACGGGGCTTGCGTGACGGCACCGACCTTGATTACGAAATGCAGATGGCTGGCATGAACGGCACCATGGCGCCGGAATTGCAGACGGTTTTTCTACCTGCCGATCCGGCAGTGCGCACGATTACCGCCACATTGGTTCGCCAGATTGCGTCCATGGGCGGGGACATCAAGCCCTTCGTTCCGGTGGCCGTCGCTGCCGCCTTGAACACCAAATTCAAATCCTGA
- the tgt gene encoding tRNA guanosine(34) transglycosylase Tgt encodes MTTENFGFKVLARDGAARQGEISMPRGVVRTPAFMPVGTAGTVKAMYMDQVKELGADIILGNTYHLMLRPGAERVARLGGLHEFGGWKGPILTDSGGFQVMSLAQLRKLNEHGVTFRSHIDGKAYEMTPERSIEIQGLLDSDIQMQLDECVALPSPEKNTERAMELSLRWAERCKVAFGDQPGKAMFGIVQGGDIARLRERSAEALKAMDLKGYSVGGLAVGEPQEVMLDMLEVVCPILPTEKPRYLMGVGTPDDILKSVARGIDMFDCVMPTRAGRHGLAFTRFGKVNLRNARHAEDHRPLDPQSDCPASRDYSRAYLHHLVKSGEALGAMLLTWNNLAYYQYLMKGIRAAIADGKFSDFTAETTEGWARGDMPAL; translated from the coding sequence ATGACCACAGAAAATTTCGGATTCAAGGTTCTCGCGCGTGATGGCGCGGCTCGTCAGGGTGAGATTTCCATGCCGCGCGGCGTGGTGCGCACGCCCGCCTTCATGCCGGTCGGCACGGCTGGCACCGTGAAGGCGATGTATATGGACCAGGTGAAAGAGCTTGGCGCCGATATCATTCTTGGCAATACCTATCACCTGATGCTGCGCCCCGGTGCCGAGCGCGTGGCCAGGCTTGGCGGCCTGCACGAATTTGGCGGCTGGAAAGGCCCGATCCTGACTGATTCCGGCGGGTTTCAGGTCATGTCGCTTGCGCAGTTGCGCAAGCTGAACGAGCATGGCGTTACCTTCCGTTCGCATATTGACGGCAAAGCCTATGAGATGACGCCGGAACGCTCCATTGAAATTCAGGGGCTGCTGGATTCCGATATCCAGATGCAGCTTGATGAATGCGTGGCGCTGCCGTCACCAGAAAAGAATACCGAACGCGCCATGGAGCTTTCGCTGCGCTGGGCCGAACGTTGCAAGGTGGCATTTGGCGACCAGCCGGGCAAGGCCATGTTCGGCATCGTGCAGGGGGGCGATATCGCGCGTCTGCGCGAAAGATCGGCAGAAGCGCTCAAGGCCATGGACCTCAAGGGCTATTCGGTTGGTGGGCTTGCGGTGGGCGAGCCGCAGGAAGTCATGCTGGATATGCTGGAAGTGGTCTGCCCGATCCTGCCAACGGAAAAGCCGCGCTACCTGATGGGGGTCGGCACGCCAGATGATATTTTGAAATCCGTGGCGCGCGGGATCGATATGTTCGATTGCGTGATGCCGACGCGCGCGGGGCGCCATGGCCTTGCTTTCACCCGCTTCGGCAAGGTGAATTTGCGCAATGCGCGTCATGCGGAAGATCATCGCCCGCTCGATCCGCAATCCGATTGTCCGGCATCGCGCGATTATAGCCGCGCCTATCTGCATCATCTGGTGAAGTCCGGCGAGGCGCTCGGTGCAATGCTGCTCACCTGGAACAATCTTGCCTATTATCAATATCTCATGAAGGGCATTCGCGCGGCGATTGCCGATGGGAAATTCAGTGATTTTACCGCTGAAACCACGGAAGGCTGGGCAAGAGGCGATATGCCTGCGCTCTAA
- a CDS encoding efflux RND transporter periplasmic adaptor subunit — MIKRLILAIIFLVVVVGGLIGFNLFRSKMIKDFFANMQQPAQTVSTVTVEPGVWQPGVEAIGTASALNGVDLTVQLDGVLQKINFKANQDVKQGDILLQMEDSIQRADLAAAEAEAVLAQQNLKRADTLRTRGVGAVSNVDTTAMPANAAVALVKKMRATLAQKSVKAPFSGVIGIPKVDIGQYLTPGTVIATLQNIDIMRIDFTVPEQLLATIKLGQTVKVGSNADTLDFTGKIVGIDPKIDPTTRLVSVRAEVDNPDHKLTPGQFVQVRVELPEESNVIALPQTSIVSSLYGDYVYVVRPEQKQESAKASEAAKVQEGQKQVAQQVFIKLGRRSAGNVEVTSGLKPGDIIITAGQNRLSSGVPVKIDNTVNPSGNPADRQ, encoded by the coding sequence ATGATCAAGCGCCTGATCCTGGCAATAATATTCCTGGTGGTCGTCGTCGGAGGGTTGATCGGGTTCAATCTGTTCCGCTCGAAGATGATCAAGGATTTTTTTGCCAATATGCAGCAGCCAGCGCAGACGGTTTCCACCGTAACCGTTGAGCCCGGTGTGTGGCAGCCGGGCGTGGAAGCCATCGGCACCGCCAGCGCGCTCAATGGCGTCGATCTGACCGTGCAGCTTGACGGTGTCTTGCAGAAGATCAACTTCAAGGCCAATCAGGACGTGAAGCAGGGCGATATTCTCCTGCAAATGGAAGACAGTATCCAGAGGGCGGACCTTGCCGCCGCGGAGGCTGAGGCCGTTCTTGCCCAGCAGAATTTGAAGCGCGCCGATACATTGCGTACGCGCGGCGTGGGCGCGGTATCGAATGTCGATACGACTGCCATGCCGGCGAATGCCGCTGTCGCACTGGTGAAAAAGATGCGCGCCACGCTGGCGCAGAAGTCGGTCAAGGCTCCGTTTTCGGGCGTCATCGGCATTCCGAAGGTCGATATCGGCCAGTATCTGACGCCGGGCACGGTGATCGCTACCTTGCAGAATATCGATATCATGCGCATTGATTTTACGGTGCCCGAACAGCTGCTTGCAACCATAAAGCTTGGGCAGACCGTGAAGGTGGGTTCCAATGCGGACACACTTGATTTTACAGGCAAGATCGTCGGCATTGACCCCAAGATCGACCCGACCACCCGCCTGGTTTCCGTGCGCGCGGAGGTGGATAATCCCGATCACAAGCTGACGCCGGGCCAATTTGTGCAGGTTCGCGTGGAACTGCCGGAAGAAAGCAATGTGATTGCACTGCCGCAGACCTCCATCGTGTCGAGCCTTTACGGCGATTATGTCTATGTGGTTCGCCCCGAACAGAAGCAGGAAAGCGCGAAGGCGAGCGAAGCCGCAAAGGTGCAAGAGGGCCAGAAACAGGTGGCGCAGCAGGTCTTTATCAAGCTTGGGCGGCGGTCTGCAGGCAATGTGGAAGTTACAAGCGGCCTGAAGCCCGGCGACATCATCATCACTGCGGGACAGAACCGTCTTTCATCCGGTGTTCCGGTAAAGATCGACAATACGGTCAATCCGTCCGGGAACCCGGCTGACAGGCAATAG
- a CDS encoding TetR/AcrR family transcriptional regulator, with product MLPTKRENSREKILRAATELAQEVGPAHISLDAVAARAGLSKGGLLYSFPTKAKLLEAMVEKYMQEHEQAMAVQETLQSGERNRVARAFLDVYRIQADKEPPACGVLAALAENPDFMVPVRHYHRALLDRMVSDAVDPDTALIAYLAIAGMQSGKLLDCDILTDAEQYSVLCRLETMLTSGQCVETKT from the coding sequence TTGTTACCCACAAAGAGGGAGAATTCACGCGAAAAAATTTTACGTGCAGCAACCGAGCTGGCGCAGGAAGTCGGCCCGGCCCATATTTCACTCGATGCTGTTGCTGCTCGTGCGGGCCTTTCCAAAGGTGGACTGCTCTATTCCTTCCCCACCAAAGCCAAGCTTCTTGAAGCTATGGTGGAAAAATATATGCAGGAACATGAGCAGGCCATGGCGGTTCAGGAAACGCTCCAGAGCGGTGAGAGAAACCGGGTAGCCCGCGCTTTTCTGGACGTCTATCGGATTCAAGCCGACAAGGAGCCTCCTGCTTGCGGTGTGCTTGCCGCACTGGCGGAAAATCCGGATTTTATGGTGCCTGTTCGACATTACCACAGGGCTTTGCTTGACCGCATGGTATCCGATGCGGTCGATCCCGACACCGCACTCATCGCCTATCTGGCAATTGCCGGAATGCAAAGCGGCAAGCTTCTCGATTGCGATATCCTCACCGATGCCGAGCAATATTCCGTGCTCTGCCGCCTGGAAACCATGCTGACGAGCGGACAATGCGTAGAAACCAAGACATAG
- a CDS encoding peptidylprolyl isomerase, with protein MAYKDPENTLVLETTKGNVVLELYPDLAPGHVARIKELAREGAYDGVVFHRVIDGFMAQTGDVKFGKSGGAHFDGSRAGMGGSDKADLKAEFSNTPHKRGTASMARSANPNSANSQFFICFADAPWLDRQYTVWGQVIEGMDNVDQIKRGEPVSDPDKIVTARIAADI; from the coding sequence ATGGCTTATAAAGACCCAGAAAATACGCTCGTTCTCGAAACCACAAAGGGCAATGTGGTGCTGGAGCTCTACCCGGATCTCGCACCGGGCCATGTCGCGCGCATCAAGGAACTGGCACGCGAAGGCGCTTATGACGGCGTTGTCTTCCATCGCGTGATCGACGGTTTCATGGCGCAGACCGGCGACGTGAAGTTCGGCAAGTCGGGTGGCGCTCATTTCGACGGTTCGCGCGCTGGCATGGGCGGTTCGGACAAGGCGGACCTGAAGGCTGAATTTTCCAACACGCCGCACAAGCGCGGTACGGCCTCCATGGCGCGCTCCGCCAATCCGAATTCGGCCAATTCGCAGTTCTTCATCTGCTTTGCCGATGCTCCATGGCTCGACCGCCAGTACACCGTCTGGGGTCAGGTCATCGAAGGCATGGATAATGTCGACCAGATCAAGCGTGGCGAGCCGGTTTCCGATCCGGACAAGATCGTGACCGCGCGTATCGCCGCCGACATCTGA
- the phnF gene encoding phosphonate metabolism transcriptional regulator PhnF yields the protein MKAKTRRIERNSGVAIWRQIADEIRSDIMAGKLQPGARMPAEIELAEHFGVNRHTVRNAIAALTQEGVLRAEQGRGTFIANAKRLTNQCTHPSRISQTFASQTRETKGILLASDLETASPEIASALELETGQEVVRLETLHSADGHPLSRATLWLDAARFPDIAVDYAESGSIAVTLRKASIEEYFRKSTIISARHADADDRRYLKLSPGAIVLTAQAVKIDTEGRPVQYSLTRFPADRMEFSIETYPIHDLV from the coding sequence TTGAAGGCAAAGACCAGACGAATTGAGAGAAACAGCGGCGTTGCAATCTGGCGACAGATTGCCGATGAGATACGCAGTGATATCATGGCCGGGAAACTTCAGCCCGGCGCGCGTATGCCTGCGGAGATCGAGCTGGCCGAGCATTTTGGCGTGAATCGTCATACGGTGCGCAATGCCATTGCAGCCCTGACGCAGGAAGGGGTCCTGCGGGCCGAGCAAGGGCGCGGTACTTTCATCGCCAATGCGAAGCGCCTCACCAATCAGTGCACGCACCCCTCCCGCATCTCACAGACCTTCGCCTCGCAGACACGCGAAACCAAAGGCATATTGCTGGCAAGCGATTTGGAAACCGCCTCGCCGGAAATTGCCAGCGCACTGGAACTTGAGACCGGGCAGGAAGTGGTGCGGCTCGAAACCCTGCACAGCGCGGATGGCCACCCGCTTTCGCGTGCCACCCTTTGGCTGGATGCGGCCCGTTTTCCCGATATTGCAGTTGATTATGCTGAAAGCGGCTCCATTGCTGTCACCCTTAGAAAAGCATCTATTGAAGAATATTTCAGAAAGTCGACCATCATTTCCGCTCGCCATGCTGATGCCGATGATCGCAGATATCTAAAACTTTCGCCCGGTGCGATTGTGCTGACAGCTCAGGCGGTGAAAATTGATACGGAAGGAAGACCTGTTCAGTATTCGTTGACCCGCTTTCCAGCAGACCGGATGGAGTTTTCAATTGAAACCTACCCCATCCATGATCTTGTATAA